One part of the Chryseobacterium sp. 7 genome encodes these proteins:
- a CDS encoding type I polyketide synthase, whose amino-acid sequence MKNLPIIGLTPFEKPDVTLISKLHQAGAFPVLSLGNEITTAQEALHQLDQIDLPSYGIYFSNDNFASLQISEKVRFAILPFGMSNPSTLPAVYQVSSLEEARQAEQLGAEGIIIKGNEAGGLVGYESTFVLFQRVIKEIQSIPVWVQGGIGLHTAAASKALGATGIVLDSQLALFPESSVPQDLKDVCSKLNGTETKVIANHRVLVRPNSPALPENTTAEDLKQHFTGLDLSTCYIPMGQDISLATDLYEDFRTLKKLIFGFKEAMHGHLKQAKALKVIDKNNSLAQELGLSYPIAQGPMTRVSDVPSFANAVADAGALPFVALSLLKGEPAKSLVMETKKLAGEKTWGVGILGFAPQELREEQTSYILEAKPPVVLIAGGRPAQAKVFEKAGIKSFLHVPSPALLDIFLKEGAKNFIFEGRECGGHVGPLSSTVLWEKQIERILKEDHPENISVFFAGGIHNAFSTAFVSIMAAPLAARGVKIGVLMGTAYLYTYEAVETGAIQEEFQAQAMQAKDTVLLETAPGHETRCLNTAFAHHFNTEKAKLLAAGMDKKQVWEQLEKLNVGRLRIAAKGIERQGDKLVNIPKDDQLDLGMYMIGQVATMHNRVVSLAALHQSVVDNYEYIQSAALSEEPVSTEKPLDIAIVGMECIFPGAKNLDEYWRNIILGKDSVTEVPDERWNKDLYYKPNSNESDVSHSKWGGFIPKIDFDPLAFGIPPQSLAAIEPTQLLTLLVAKRAMEDAGYGEKHINRENISVIIGAEGGNDLANSYSFRGYYKQVFGELHEEVKEAFPYTTEDSFPGILANVIAGRITNRLDLGGRNFTVDAACASSLAAIDLACQELVLGKSDMVLAGGADLHNGINDYLMFSSTHALSRKGRCATFDGDADGIALGEGIAILVLKRYEDAVRDGDRIYSVIKGVGGSSDGKALGLTAPRKIGQVRALERAYSQAGISPASVGLVEAHGTGTVVGDKTELSALTNLFSRSGALPGQTHLGSVKTQIGHTKCAAGLAGLIKASLAVYHGVKPPTLHLQQPNAYYNAATSPFAFHAESGLWGEKNRYAGISAFGFGGTNFHTVIANHPKQDNSIAMQSWPSELFVFRGDTYEEAKGQSSQIKALLEINDGIPLKDIAYSLSISSEKPIQFSIVADTAEDLMMKLELVLLGIETKDTFTVNKKEGKVVFTFPGQGSQRINMARDLFVVFPAMRKIIDEYPELEKVVFPSKTFNEADLKQQKETIKDTRLAQPLLGIVDLALAKFLESLGIIPDMLAGHSYGEIPALCFAGVFGEDKLVDLSVKRAQSILDSVEGGDPGSMLAASATPERLQPIIAKVEGCYPVNFNTPTQCVIAGSTEAINKLLEVLKQEGISAKKLEVACAFHSPLLAKSKGLYAEVLKDVPFQEMQIPVWSNTTAEVYPSNPSEIKERLTDHLVQPVRFVEQLQAMYNDGARIFIEVGPGKVLTGLTKSCLEKDQLTLYVEDNSRNKFSHLLCMLAQYLGTGRSFKIDKLFDGRSVMIIDLNQPELYKKSPAIWRVNGQTAHPTTGNLPSNGALPLINPIPMNNFTNNPQAPATEAQSTAERMLQEYLNSMKLMIQAQRDVMLSFMGQNPQAFPAPVYHSPAPAALQPISTIPVQPVHQEPVAVAPVKQAPSKDIRSLLLQVVSDKTGYPQEMLGMEMDLEADLSIDSIKRVEIIGTLRNELGTLGNGNTSEDTVMEQLAGIKTLSGLVSWLTEFSGAETIAASEKNGSAVESSASKPQIQPAFSLEDLQNAILNIVSEKTGYPKEMLGLDLDLEADLSIDSIKRMEIISDLKTKIVFGQNLEQADDVMEKLAAIKTLRGLASWINEMNGETNETAHEAKEANTSEPAQNVLSRLRFDITPTDASLVQNTEVLQGKRFAITQDDNKQTSAIKEALEKHGAIVELVDTDKDLSNIDGLIMLDLFSSTDKPSIIDHVDLIKKLDFDKAKWVYLISDITAHLQEISDVSVLRHHQGYPGLFKSLAREFDNTTCRLISLSTPQEVDQIAEITLKEILTNDKPAEVIYKNDQRHKVDIIPSPLSTSLHEAHIQLDQKSVVLVLGGAQGITAELVKHMSQAYPCTYILVGRSADPRNDISAKDFEGMKTKEEIRGFLIKSGQFTSPSEIEKETTKIFKNNQILRTIRDMENLRNTIVYQSLDLCDEEGLSNLISSIYEKYNRLDGVIHGAGLLEDKLFKQKTTSSFGRVFDTKVKPLRVLAEQLRSDCQFVVLFSSIASVYGNKGQTDYAAANSVLDDYANALNKRLKGKVISINWGPWKGAGMVSSTLESEYERRGISMIPLDEGKEIFLNEIKYGTESQVLIMSGNNW is encoded by the coding sequence ATGAAAAACTTACCCATTATTGGATTGACGCCCTTTGAAAAACCAGACGTAACCCTTATTTCCAAACTGCATCAGGCGGGTGCATTTCCCGTTTTGAGTTTAGGAAATGAAATTACAACGGCACAGGAAGCGTTACATCAACTTGACCAGATAGACCTACCATCATATGGTATTTATTTTTCTAATGACAATTTCGCCTCTCTTCAAATCTCTGAAAAAGTAAGATTTGCGATCCTTCCGTTTGGAATGTCTAACCCCTCCACTCTGCCTGCAGTGTATCAGGTAAGCAGTTTGGAAGAAGCCAGACAAGCTGAACAGCTGGGAGCAGAAGGAATCATTATCAAAGGAAATGAAGCCGGCGGATTAGTAGGTTATGAATCCACGTTTGTGTTATTCCAGCGTGTGATCAAAGAAATACAGAGTATTCCGGTGTGGGTACAGGGAGGAATAGGTCTCCATACCGCAGCGGCATCAAAAGCATTGGGAGCAACAGGAATTGTACTGGACAGCCAATTGGCATTGTTCCCGGAAAGTTCAGTTCCTCAGGATCTGAAAGATGTATGCTCAAAACTGAATGGTACAGAAACTAAGGTAATCGCTAACCATCGTGTATTGGTAAGACCCAATTCCCCTGCCTTGCCTGAAAATACAACTGCGGAAGACCTTAAACAACATTTTACGGGGCTTGACCTTAGCACATGCTATATCCCTATGGGACAGGATATTTCATTAGCAACAGATCTGTATGAAGACTTCAGAACACTGAAAAAACTGATTTTCGGGTTCAAAGAAGCGATGCATGGCCATCTGAAACAGGCTAAAGCGCTAAAAGTAATTGATAAAAACAATTCTTTAGCACAAGAATTAGGTTTGAGCTATCCTATCGCTCAGGGTCCAATGACCCGTGTAAGTGATGTTCCTTCATTTGCCAATGCAGTAGCTGATGCCGGAGCTTTGCCCTTTGTTGCTTTATCTTTATTAAAAGGGGAACCTGCAAAATCTTTGGTAATGGAAACCAAGAAACTGGCTGGTGAAAAAACATGGGGTGTTGGTATTCTTGGATTTGCTCCGCAGGAATTAAGAGAAGAACAGACTTCATATATATTAGAAGCGAAACCTCCAGTAGTTTTGATTGCCGGAGGAAGACCCGCTCAGGCCAAAGTATTTGAAAAAGCCGGAATAAAATCATTCTTACACGTTCCTTCTCCCGCCCTACTGGATATTTTCCTGAAAGAAGGAGCTAAAAACTTCATTTTTGAAGGACGTGAGTGCGGAGGACACGTAGGCCCTCTTTCGAGTACTGTTCTTTGGGAAAAACAAATTGAACGTATCTTAAAAGAAGACCACCCAGAAAATATAAGTGTCTTTTTTGCAGGAGGAATTCACAATGCTTTTTCAACTGCATTTGTTTCCATCATGGCTGCGCCATTGGCTGCAAGAGGAGTGAAAATTGGAGTATTGATGGGTACTGCCTATCTGTATACGTATGAAGCTGTAGAAACCGGGGCTATTCAGGAAGAATTCCAAGCTCAGGCAATGCAGGCAAAAGATACCGTTTTATTGGAAACAGCTCCGGGCCATGAAACCCGTTGCTTAAATACAGCTTTTGCTCACCACTTCAATACCGAAAAAGCAAAACTCCTGGCTGCCGGAATGGATAAAAAACAAGTATGGGAACAGCTTGAAAAATTAAATGTTGGCCGTTTACGTATTGCGGCTAAAGGCATAGAACGCCAAGGTGATAAATTAGTCAACATTCCTAAAGATGATCAATTAGACTTAGGAATGTACATGATCGGACAGGTTGCTACGATGCATAACCGTGTGGTCTCATTAGCCGCTCTACATCAAAGTGTGGTAGACAATTATGAATATATTCAGAGCGCTGCATTATCAGAAGAACCTGTTTCTACAGAAAAGCCTTTGGATATTGCTATCGTAGGAATGGAATGTATCTTCCCGGGTGCTAAAAACCTAGATGAATACTGGAGAAATATCATTTTAGGAAAAGACAGTGTTACCGAAGTACCGGATGAAAGATGGAATAAAGACCTTTATTACAAACCGAATTCCAACGAATCGGATGTATCTCATTCCAAATGGGGAGGATTTATTCCAAAAATTGATTTCGATCCATTGGCATTTGGTATTCCGCCACAATCTCTTGCTGCTATTGAACCTACGCAATTGTTAACATTATTGGTTGCAAAACGTGCAATGGAAGATGCAGGATATGGCGAAAAACACATTAACAGAGAAAACATTTCTGTGATTATAGGCGCTGAAGGAGGTAACGACCTTGCTAACAGCTATAGTTTCAGAGGATATTATAAACAGGTTTTCGGAGAACTTCATGAGGAAGTCAAAGAAGCTTTCCCATATACTACTGAAGATTCTTTCCCAGGTATTCTTGCCAATGTAATCGCAGGTAGGATTACGAACAGATTAGATCTTGGTGGCAGAAACTTTACCGTAGATGCAGCTTGTGCTTCTTCTCTGGCAGCTATCGATCTTGCTTGCCAGGAACTTGTATTAGGAAAATCTGATATGGTTCTTGCTGGAGGAGCAGATTTACACAACGGAATTAATGATTACCTGATGTTCTCCAGCACGCATGCTCTATCCAGAAAAGGAAGATGCGCCACATTTGACGGTGATGCAGACGGTATTGCTCTTGGAGAAGGTATTGCGATCCTTGTTTTAAAAAGATATGAAGATGCAGTACGCGATGGTGACCGTATTTATTCAGTCATCAAAGGAGTTGGAGGATCCAGTGATGGAAAAGCGCTGGGATTAACCGCTCCTAGAAAAATAGGCCAGGTAAGAGCATTAGAACGCGCTTATTCCCAAGCTGGGATCAGTCCTGCTTCCGTAGGCCTTGTAGAAGCGCACGGTACGGGAACAGTAGTAGGTGACAAAACCGAACTTAGTGCACTTACTAACTTATTCAGCCGTTCGGGAGCTTTACCGGGTCAAACTCATTTAGGTTCTGTGAAAACACAGATTGGGCATACTAAATGTGCGGCAGGATTAGCAGGATTAATCAAAGCTTCGCTTGCAGTATATCACGGAGTAAAACCACCTACCCTTCATCTTCAGCAACCTAATGCGTATTATAATGCAGCAACCAGTCCATTTGCATTTCATGCAGAAAGTGGATTATGGGGTGAAAAGAACCGTTATGCAGGAATCAGTGCTTTCGGATTTGGAGGAACCAATTTCCATACCGTTATTGCGAACCATCCTAAGCAGGATAATTCAATTGCAATGCAGTCGTGGCCTTCAGAATTGTTTGTATTCCGTGGAGATACTTATGAAGAAGCTAAAGGACAATCAAGCCAGATTAAGGCATTATTAGAAATTAACGATGGTATTCCATTAAAAGATATTGCTTACAGTTTAAGCATCAGTTCAGAAAAGCCAATCCAGTTCAGTATTGTTGCCGACACCGCTGAAGACCTGATGATGAAGCTCGAACTGGTATTGCTAGGGATTGAGACAAAAGATACTTTTACGGTGAATAAAAAAGAAGGTAAAGTAGTCTTTACATTCCCGGGACAGGGCAGCCAGAGAATCAATATGGCTCGTGACTTATTCGTAGTTTTCCCTGCAATGCGTAAGATTATTGATGAGTATCCTGAACTTGAAAAAGTGGTTTTCCCATCTAAAACCTTTAATGAAGCTGATTTAAAGCAACAAAAAGAAACTATTAAAGATACCCGTTTAGCGCAACCTCTTTTAGGAATTGTTGATCTTGCATTGGCTAAATTCTTAGAATCATTAGGTATTATTCCTGATATGCTGGCTGGCCACAGCTATGGTGAAATACCGGCTTTATGCTTTGCAGGGGTATTTGGAGAAGATAAATTGGTTGACTTAAGTGTTAAGAGAGCTCAATCTATTTTAGATTCAGTAGAAGGCGGAGATCCCGGTTCAATGCTGGCAGCAAGTGCTACTCCGGAACGTTTACAGCCTATTATTGCTAAAGTGGAAGGATGTTATCCCGTGAACTTTAATACTCCTACTCAATGTGTGATTGCAGGAAGTACGGAAGCCATCAATAAGTTACTGGAAGTACTTAAACAAGAAGGTATTTCTGCTAAAAAACTGGAAGTAGCATGTGCATTCCACAGCCCATTATTGGCAAAATCCAAAGGTTTGTATGCTGAAGTATTGAAAGACGTTCCTTTCCAGGAAATGCAGATTCCTGTATGGTCTAATACTACAGCAGAAGTATATCCTTCAAATCCATCAGAAATAAAAGAAAGACTTACTGACCATCTGGTACAGCCTGTAAGATTTGTAGAACAGCTTCAGGCCATGTACAATGATGGTGCAAGAATCTTCATCGAAGTAGGACCAGGAAAAGTACTTACCGGATTGACCAAATCATGCCTGGAAAAAGACCAGCTGACCTTATATGTTGAAGACAACAGCCGTAATAAATTCAGTCACCTGCTTTGCATGCTGGCACAATATTTAGGTACAGGCAGAAGCTTTAAAATTGATAAACTTTTTGACGGCAGAAGTGTTATGATCATTGATCTTAACCAGCCTGAGCTTTACAAGAAAAGCCCTGCTATCTGGCGTGTTAACGGGCAAACAGCCCACCCAACAACTGGTAATCTGCCATCTAATGGTGCATTGCCACTTATAAACCCAATTCCCATGAACAACTTTACGAATAACCCACAGGCACCCGCAACGGAAGCTCAGTCTACTGCTGAACGCATGTTGCAGGAATATTTGAACAGCATGAAATTAATGATACAGGCACAGCGTGATGTGATGCTTTCCTTTATGGGACAGAATCCTCAGGCATTCCCTGCTCCTGTATACCATTCACCAGCACCAGCTGCTCTCCAACCTATATCTACGATTCCGGTTCAACCTGTTCATCAGGAACCCGTAGCTGTGGCTCCTGTAAAGCAAGCTCCTTCAAAAGATATCAGGTCTTTATTACTACAGGTGGTAAGCGATAAAACAGGATATCCTCAGGAAATGCTGGGCATGGAAATGGATCTTGAAGCTGATTTAAGTATTGATTCCATTAAAAGAGTAGAAATCATCGGAACACTTCGTAACGAATTGGGAACTCTGGGCAATGGAAACACCAGTGAAGATACCGTTATGGAACAATTAGCAGGAATCAAAACCTTAAGTGGTCTTGTTTCATGGCTTACTGAATTTTCAGGAGCTGAAACAATTGCTGCTTCAGAAAAAAACGGATCAGCCGTTGAATCTTCAGCTTCAAAACCACAAATTCAACCAGCATTCTCACTTGAAGATCTTCAGAATGCTATTTTGAATATTGTAAGTGAGAAAACAGGATATCCAAAAGAAATGTTAGGTCTTGATCTTGATCTGGAAGCGGATTTGAGTATAGATTCTATCAAACGTATGGAAATCATCAGCGACCTTAAAACCAAAATAGTTTTTGGGCAAAACCTTGAGCAGGCTGATGATGTCATGGAAAAACTGGCTGCTATTAAAACACTTCGCGGTCTGGCAAGCTGGATCAATGAAATGAATGGTGAAACCAATGAGACTGCTCATGAAGCAAAAGAAGCAAACACTTCAGAACCAGCTCAAAATGTACTTTCACGTCTTCGTTTTGACATTACTCCAACCGATGCTTCTTTAGTACAAAACACAGAAGTATTACAGGGAAAACGTTTTGCCATTACCCAAGATGACAACAAACAAACCTCGGCGATCAAAGAAGCTTTAGAAAAACATGGAGCCATTGTAGAACTGGTAGATACAGACAAAGATCTTTCAAATATTGATGGATTAATTATGCTGGACCTATTCTCATCAACCGATAAACCAAGCATTATTGATCATGTAGATCTAATCAAGAAACTGGATTTTGACAAAGCGAAATGGGTATATCTTATCTCTGACATTACGGCTCATCTTCAGGAAATCTCTGATGTAAGCGTATTACGCCACCACCAGGGATATCCGGGACTTTTCAAAAGTTTAGCCAGAGAATTTGATAATACAACTTGTAGATTAATCAGCCTGAGTACTCCTCAGGAAGTAGACCAGATTGCTGAAATTACTTTAAAAGAGATTCTTACCAACGATAAACCTGCTGAAGTTATTTATAAAAATGATCAGAGACACAAAGTAGACATCATTCCTTCTCCACTATCAACGAGCTTACATGAAGCGCACATCCAGCTAGATCAAAAATCTGTGGTACTGGTACTTGGAGGTGCACAGGGAATCACTGCTGAATTGGTAAAACATATGTCTCAGGCTTATCCTTGTACTTATATTCTGGTAGGAAGATCAGCGGATCCAAGAAATGATATTTCTGCAAAAGACTTTGAAGGAATGAAAACCAAAGAAGAAATCAGAGGCTTCCTGATTAAGTCCGGTCAATTCACTTCTCCTTCAGAAATAGAAAAAGAAACAACGAAGATTTTCAAAAACAATCAGATCCTGCGCACCATTCGCGATATGGAAAACCTTAGAAATACCATCGTCTATCAATCACTGGATCTTTGTGACGAAGAAGGATTAAGTAATCTGATCAGCAGTATCTATGAAAAATACAACCGTCTGGATGGAGTGATTCATGGAGCAGGTCTTTTAGAAGATAAATTATTCAAACAAAAGACAACAAGCTCTTTCGGACGTGTATTTGATACCAAAGTGAAACCACTTCGTGTATTAGCAGAACAGCTTCGTTCAGACTGCCAGTTTGTAGTATTATTCTCAAGCATCGCTTCCGTATACGGTAACAAAGGGCAGACAGATTATGCTGCGGCCAACAGCGTACTGGATGATTATGCAAATGCTTTAAACAAAAGATTAAAAGGAAAAGTAATCTCGATCAACTGGGGACCATGGAAAGGTGCCGGAATGGTCTCTTCCACTCTTGAATCGGAATACGAACGCAGAGGTATTTCTATGATCCCATTGGATGAAGGAAAAGAAATCTTCCTTAACGAGATCAAATACGGAACGGAAAGCCAGGTGCTGATCATGTCAGGAAATAATTGGTAA
- a CDS encoding type I polyketide synthase, whose translation MKQTDVAVIGLSCVFPGAQDANTFWQNIVNKVDSTEPAPADRIDPVHFSDATSPVDRFYCQRGGFIPDYTFDPTAFGILPLAVEGTEPDHLLTLDLVQKALEDAGVFQKNISLEKAGIIIGKGNYTGPGATRAIEIVRTGEQISSLLQELLPQVSSADIEKVKHAFQQRKGRFAADTAMGLIPNLVASLVANRFNLGGAAFTVDAACASALIAVDHAVQELQRGRSDIMIAGGVHTGQNAAFWSIFAQLGAMSRQQQIKPFSSDADGLLIGEGCGFVVLKRLEDAVRDQDKIYAVIKGVGVSSDGTGTSVMSPSVKGQLKALEQAWINADLDKNKVGYLEAHGTGTPLGDKTELQTLAQFFGKEETAPAAGIGSVKSNIGHAMPAAGIAGLIKTCLALHHDTLPPTLYCENPTADMQNTRFEPVQEAKNWSKTGLPKVAAVNAFGFGGINAHVVLEGYNMPKKDHVLILARPTHEDLLSALQNNETTIGEGDFRVAIFDPTPARVEKAIKIVSKNLTWKNKQDIWYTSTPLLKDGGKVAFVFPGLDGLAKGEVETVSRYFGLTAPIETEGEGLLTDALNIFNNCSILDNSLKKLGIIPDMNAGHSLGEWLAGYSSELAEANSVKALIDVLNPETFELKDSKFIAIGAGIDVIKPFIAEISNLYVSNDNCPNQVILCGSNAALDELVPLLKAKQIFHQVLPFQSGFHSPFIADKLDVILAGMEKAQFQQTKIPLWSATTLEPYPSDQAAIRKLSAEHLVEPVRFRELTDKLYEEGARVFIQVGTGGLIGFIDDTLKGKAFSTIASSVPTRSALAQLQRVVASLFVEGKTIALDFLEIQNHSKRPSGKGIKLELGSPIIRNFKEVKALAQSFDTPKQYTATASAIATKSGHPLVQAFQDNVADMIRMQEEVLTLFQNRPEITIQRSAAPITHVASKAPRSTTFSKDLYVTLESHPYLIDHSLLRQPKGWAHVADMEPVIPMTMIFEQLAEIAEAEVPETLVHKIMNVSVFQWMNVAKPFEKTVKGEWRSQNHAYLDIENFANAEVILKSASVPTPDFNLSIGNLLPIERTPEEIYDMHMFHGDKYQGITEVSAVGDKGIIGKIKGNGGKGSLLDNAGQLFGLWLQLTLVKDRIAFPVKIRDIEFFGDMHDQEGIFECTCMLTELNDEFAIADIILKRDGKVWCAITGWQNRRLEIDAALWNVSMSPLHNRLSEEIASEVFFFHQAYTRVASWDFILKRYFNQTEKQHHQQLLPNKKKNWMVSRVAVKDAVRNLLRQEKNHACFPITFEIRSDEVGKPYLISDFTEDIHISLAHKGKEAVGIARYGKSVGIDMELMEERSSGFYDMVFTDKELALLKDRNQAEWTTRFWVAKEAYGKFLGTGLKGNPKAFEVELIKDDHLWINNIEIKTIKHKNYIIGWTL comes from the coding sequence ATGAAACAAACAGATGTTGCTGTAATTGGTTTATCCTGTGTCTTTCCCGGGGCACAGGATGCCAACACTTTTTGGCAGAATATTGTCAATAAAGTCGATTCTACCGAGCCGGCTCCGGCTGATCGGATAGATCCGGTTCATTTCAGTGATGCGACAAGTCCCGTTGACCGTTTCTACTGTCAGCGCGGAGGGTTTATCCCTGATTATACTTTCGATCCTACTGCATTTGGTATTCTGCCATTGGCTGTTGAAGGAACGGAACCTGACCATTTGCTTACCCTTGATCTGGTACAGAAAGCGCTTGAAGATGCCGGAGTATTCCAAAAGAATATCTCTCTTGAAAAAGCGGGAATTATTATTGGTAAAGGAAATTATACTGGCCCGGGTGCTACCCGTGCTATTGAAATCGTGAGAACCGGAGAACAGATTTCTTCATTGTTACAGGAATTGCTGCCTCAGGTTTCTTCTGCAGATATTGAAAAAGTAAAACATGCTTTTCAACAGCGCAAAGGACGTTTTGCAGCCGATACTGCGATGGGATTAATTCCCAATCTTGTTGCCTCTCTTGTTGCCAACCGCTTCAATTTAGGAGGCGCTGCGTTCACTGTAGATGCCGCTTGTGCCTCTGCATTGATTGCTGTAGATCATGCCGTACAGGAACTTCAGAGAGGTCGTTCCGATATTATGATCGCAGGAGGTGTGCACACAGGACAGAATGCTGCTTTCTGGAGTATTTTTGCTCAGCTGGGAGCCATGTCACGCCAACAACAAATCAAACCGTTCAGTAGTGATGCTGATGGTCTGTTGATCGGTGAAGGTTGTGGTTTTGTAGTCTTAAAAAGACTGGAAGATGCCGTTCGTGATCAGGATAAAATCTATGCAGTGATCAAAGGTGTGGGCGTAAGCAGCGATGGTACCGGTACCAGCGTAATGAGTCCGTCCGTAAAAGGGCAGTTAAAAGCTTTAGAACAAGCCTGGATCAATGCTGATTTAGATAAAAATAAAGTGGGATATCTTGAAGCTCATGGCACAGGAACACCCCTTGGAGATAAAACAGAACTTCAGACCTTAGCCCAGTTCTTCGGAAAAGAAGAAACGGCTCCGGCTGCGGGTATCGGATCTGTAAAGTCCAATATCGGGCATGCTATGCCAGCAGCCGGAATTGCAGGATTAATTAAAACCTGTCTTGCCTTACATCATGATACTTTACCACCAACATTGTACTGTGAAAATCCAACAGCGGATATGCAGAACACAAGGTTTGAGCCTGTACAGGAAGCCAAAAACTGGTCAAAAACCGGACTGCCAAAAGTAGCTGCAGTGAATGCTTTCGGATTCGGAGGGATCAATGCTCACGTTGTTTTGGAAGGCTATAATATGCCGAAAAAAGACCATGTATTGATATTGGCAAGACCTACCCATGAAGACCTGCTTTCAGCATTACAAAATAATGAAACGACCATTGGTGAAGGAGACTTCAGAGTGGCGATCTTCGATCCTACTCCTGCAAGAGTAGAAAAAGCCATTAAAATTGTTTCCAAAAACCTTACCTGGAAAAACAAACAGGATATCTGGTATACCTCTACCCCATTATTAAAAGATGGCGGTAAAGTAGCCTTTGTGTTCCCTGGACTGGATGGTTTGGCAAAAGGTGAAGTGGAAACGGTAAGCCGTTATTTTGGACTTACAGCTCCTATTGAAACGGAAGGTGAAGGACTTTTAACCGATGCTTTAAACATTTTCAATAACTGTAGTATCCTCGATAATTCACTGAAAAAACTAGGAATTATACCGGATATGAATGCCGGACACAGTTTAGGAGAATGGCTGGCCGGTTACTCTTCAGAATTAGCAGAAGCCAACTCTGTAAAAGCCTTAATTGATGTACTGAATCCTGAAACTTTTGAATTAAAAGATTCCAAATTCATCGCTATAGGAGCCGGAATTGATGTGATAAAACCTTTTATTGCAGAAATTTCAAATCTCTATGTTTCCAATGACAACTGCCCTAATCAGGTGATTCTTTGCGGAAGCAACGCAGCTTTGGATGAATTGGTTCCTTTGTTAAAAGCAAAACAGATTTTCCATCAGGTGCTACCGTTCCAATCAGGATTCCACTCTCCTTTTATCGCTGATAAACTGGATGTGATCCTTGCGGGAATGGAAAAAGCACAGTTCCAGCAGACGAAAATACCATTGTGGTCTGCTACTACACTAGAACCTTATCCTTCAGATCAGGCAGCGATCAGAAAACTGAGTGCTGAGCATTTGGTAGAACCCGTTCGTTTCCGTGAGCTGACCGATAAATTATACGAAGAAGGTGCAAGAGTATTCATTCAGGTGGGTACCGGAGGATTGATCGGATTTATTGATGATACTTTAAAAGGAAAAGCATTCAGTACGATTGCTTCCAGCGTTCCAACCCGTTCTGCATTAGCGCAGTTACAACGTGTAGTCGCTTCACTATTCGTAGAAGGTAAAACAATTGCCCTTGACTTTTTAGAGATTCAGAATCATTCGAAAAGACCGTCAGGAAAAGGCATTAAACTGGAATTAGGTTCTCCTATTATCCGTAATTTTAAAGAAGTGAAAGCTTTGGCTCAGTCTTTTGACACGCCAAAACAATATACAGCAACAGCTTCGGCTATTGCCACAAAAAGCGGCCACCCGCTGGTACAGGCATTCCAGGATAACGTTGCCGATATGATCCGTATGCAGGAAGAAGTATTGACTTTATTCCAAAACCGTCCGGAAATCACAATCCAACGCTCTGCAGCTCCAATAACACATGTTGCTTCAAAAGCACCAAGAAGTACAACCTTCTCAAAAGACCTGTATGTAACTCTGGAAAGCCATCCTTATCTGATCGACCACAGTTTATTGAGACAGCCTAAAGGATGGGCTCATGTTGCAGATATGGAACCGGTGATTCCGATGACGATGATCTTCGAACAGCTTGCTGAAATTGCGGAAGCTGAAGTTCCGGAAACATTGGTGCATAAAATCATGAATGTAAGCGTATTCCAATGGATGAACGTTGCCAAACCTTTCGAAAAAACCGTAAAAGGAGAATGGCGCTCTCAAAACCACGCCTATCTTGATATTGAAAATTTTGCCAATGCAGAAGTAATTTTAAAATCAGCTTCTGTTCCAACCCCTGATTTCAATCTTTCCATCGGTAATCTTTTACCTATCGAAAGAACCCCTGAAGAAATCTATGACATGCACATGTTCCATGGAGATAAATACCAGGGAATTACTGAAGTTTCAGCCGTTGGAGACAAAGGAATTATCGGAAAAATAAAAGGAAATGGTGGTAAAGGTTCATTACTGGACAATGCAGGACAGTTATTCGGGCTTTGGCTGCAGCTTACTTTGGTGAAAGACCGTATTGCATTCCCTGTAAAAATCAGAGATATTGAATTCTTCGGAGATATGCATGATCAGGAAGGTATTTTTGAATGCACCTGTATGCTAACGGAGCTTAATGATGAATTTGCCATCGCCGATATCATCCTGAAAAGAGACGGAAAAGTTTGGTGCGCCATTACCGGCTGGCAGAACAGAAGACTGGAAATTGATGCCGCTTTATGGAATGTTTCCATGTCACCGCTGCACAACCGTCTTTCGGAAGAGATTGCTTCTGAAGTTTTCTTCTTCCACCAAGCCTACACCAGAGTTGCTTCATGGGATTTTATCCTGAAAAGATATTTCAACCAAACGGAAAAACAGCATCACCAGCAGTTATTACCCAACAAAAAGAAAAACTGGATGGTAAGCCGTGTAGCAGTGAAAGATGCCGTAAGAAATCTCCTTCGTCAGGAAAAAAACCATGCCTGCTTCCCGATCACGTTTGAAATCCGTTCCGATGAAGTAGGAAAGCCTTACCTCATCAGTGATTTTACAGAAGACATTCATATTTCTTTAGCTCACAAAGGAAAAGAAGCCGTAGGAATTGCGAGATATGGAAAATCTGTAGGAATTGATATGGAACTGATGGAAGAGCGCAGCTCAGGATTCTACGACATGGTATTTACCGACAAAGAATTAGCCTTATTAAAAGACAGAAACCAGGCAGAATGGACCACCCGTTTCTGGGTAGCCAAAGAAGCTTACGGAAAGTTCCTCGGAACAGGACTGAAAGGAAATCCTAAAGCCTTCGAAGTCGAACTTATAAAAGATGATCACCTGTGGATCAACAACATTGAAATCAAAACTATTAAACATAAAAATTATATTATCGGATGGACACTGTAA